A stretch of the Hypomesus transpacificus isolate Combined female chromosome 12, fHypTra1, whole genome shotgun sequence genome encodes the following:
- the itsn2b gene encoding intersectin-2b — translation MNGGVSVWAITPDERGKHDHKFDTLSPAMGFVSGEQARKFFLQSGLPSPVLAEIWALADMNKDGKMDRLEFSIAMKLIKLKLHGTPLPSALPIIMKQPPVPAPSHAHSAAMSNSRYGMGSMPNLSMMPGGVAMLTPIPMTTTISPMTPMTSLTPLVPTAMGMSPLVGSSTMPLLPSLGSPALPNGTMGFLQPMQSGIMGTGLTLSGPYSSPLGLSSSPAVNMFSSLLDLGSSSSASSSPASLADASPKTAPSDWAVPHATRLKYRQQFNSLDKNMTGYLSGPQVRNAMATTMLSQTQLATIWTLADIDKDGKLKGEEFILAMHLVDMAKTGQPLPLSLPAELIPPSHRSAVNGSSSSSLYAALTDDLEVEPAQKTRSNLSFEDKFKANLERGNAELEKRRLALQEAQRREEERRAQKERDERERREREVRELEERRRKEEERRLERQRELERQREEERLKEVERKEAAQRELERQRKEEWERRRRTEMQSQKGQEQEDITRLRAKKRSLEMELEAVGNKHRQISDRLRDAQSEKRVQKSELELTNQRRETRRQDINTLQRQMEEYQRKLSQLTPEQHRLSEKVKNMELNNLPVSTMSTMRRSVSERSGTCTRLRQQLDALERETASTLADMDQYNNGLLDLRASQRKQQSALEKLQSIREDKLRELKRLRQQEENRKRMEEDRKRMEEEEAQRRIKLEKERQWQEKLRREEEERQRRLQEEREAKLREEEEREAQARLLAARELAERERRAKEEEEERRREEERRRDEERKTQEERRRQEEEDRRRREEERRRLEEERREEERRRQEEKRRQEEERRRLEEERREEERKKEREEEDRRRQRAAEAAIRDSEERKRAEEARRKREEEKKRQDEEEEERNRADEERKRKEEERKRKEEEGSGQKQVNGGKSDIQAKLTALLRGLEERKGGLQPQAREHRKSAALTSFQALYPFTARNKDELSFEADDIIEVDESTEREQGWLYGSGRGKMGWFPESYVERQAHPQAPPTSALYAVVNKQALKPQASIHTSTAAPEPAAPTSAPPKSAFTPTHHPSTAPSEQGQVVGTLLAQALCSWTAKTESHLNFSKDDVIRVLEQQESWWLGELGGQQGWFPKTYVALLGEDEPADSVFSDGSDNNEGSQQEEFVALYTYESPESGDLTFREGDIILVSQREGDWWRGCTGDRAGLFPSNYVKPKEAEPSGGPGKPGPPGKKPEIAQVTTAYSASGTEQLSVAPGQLILILSKNASGWWLGELQARGRKRQKGWFPASHVKMLGSSSGKSTPAPLPVCQVIAMYDYKAANEDEMSISKGQLINVLDKNDPDWWRGEVNGVTALFPANYVKMTTTESDPSQQCSPVFRRLHVPCELELGRPDKLFSYKNNIQLKMYKPPVFLNEVLVKLPDPSSDEPVFHISHIDRVYVLKTENINERTAWVQKIKAASEDFIETEKKKREKAYQARSMKASGIGRLLVTILEATELKSCKANGKSNPYCEVTMGAQIYTSRTLTDTLNPKWNFNCQFHIRDLYQDVLCITIFERDQFSPDDFLGRTEVPVATIKKELENKGAATRRLLLHEVATGEVWVRLDLQLFPSKTAAPK, via the exons ATGAATG ggggCGTTAGTGTGTGGGCCATCACCCCCGATGAGAGGGGAAAACATGACCACAAGTTTGacaccctctctcctgccatgggctttgtctcag GGGAACAGGCCAGGAAGTTCTTCCTGCAGTCAGGTCTGCCCTCTCCAGTGCTGGCAGAGATCTG ggctCTGGCGGATATGAACAAGGATGGAAAGATGGACAGGCTGGAGTTCTCCATCGCTATGAAGCTTATTAAGCTCAAGCTGCATGGCACGCCCCTCCCCTCGGCTCTGCCAATCATCATGAAGCAGCCCCCAGTGCCCGCCCCTAGCCACGCCCACTCGGCTGCCATGTCCAACTCGCGCTACG GGATGGGCTCTATGCCAAACCTGTCAATGATGCCAGGGGGCGTGGCCATGCTGACCCCCATCCCCATGACGACAACAATCTCACCCATGACCCCCATGACCTCACTCACACCCCTGGTCCCCACGGCAATGGGCATGAGTCCTCTGGTTGGCTCCAGCACCATGCCCCTGCTGCCCTCGCTGGGAAGCCCTGCGCTGCCCAACGGCACCATGGGATTTCTACAGCCCATGCAGAGTGGAATCATGGGAACTG GTCTGACTCTGTCTGGTCCAtactcctctcctctgggcttgtcctcctctcctgcagtcAACATGTTCTCCTCTCTGCTGGACCTGGGctccagcag ctccgcctcctcctcccccgcctccctggCGGACGCCTCCCCAAAGACTGCCCCCTCCGACTGGGCCGTCCCCCACGCCACCCGCCTCAAATACAGACAGCAGTTCAACAGCCTGGACAAGAACATGACCGGATACCTctcag GTCCTCAGGTGAGGAACGCCATGGCAACCACTATGCTAAGTCAAACACAGCTGGCAACCATCTG GACCCTAGCGGACATAGACAAGGATGGCAAGCTGAAGGGGGAGGAGTTTATCCTGGCCATGCACCTGGTGGATATGGCCAAGACTGGACAGCCCTTACCTCTCAGTCTGCCAGCAGAGCTGatccctccatcacacag gagtgctgtgaacggcagcagcagcagctccctcTATGCTGCCCTCACTGATGACCTGGAAGTGGAACCAGCGCAGAAGACCAGGAGCaact TGTCGTTCGAGGACAAGTTCAAGGCCAACCTGGAGCGGGGGAACGCGGagctggagaagaggaggctAGCCCTGCAGGAGgcgcagaggagagaggaggagcgccGTGCCCAGAAGGAGAGGGACGAGCGCGAGCGGAGAGAGCGGGAGgtcagggagctggaggagaggaggaggaaggaggaggagaggaggctggagcgacagagggagctggagaggcagagggaggaggagaggctgaaggaggtggagagaaaggag gcggcCCAGCGGGAGCTGGAGCgtcagaggaaggaggagtgggagaggaggaggagaacagagatgcAGAGTCAGAAggggcaggagcaggaggacatcACCCGGCTGAGAGCCAAGAAGAGGAGCCTGGAGATGGAGCTGGAGGCtgtg gGTAACAAGCACAGACAGATATCAGACCGTCTGCGCGACGCCCAGAGTGAGAAAAGGGTTCAGAAGAGCGAGCTGGAGCTGACCAATCAGAGAAGAGAGACCCGCAGACAGGACATAAACACTTtgcagagacagatggag GAGTACCAGAGGAAGTTGTCCCAGCTGACCCCAGAGCAGCACAGGCTCAGTGAGAAGGTCAAGAACATGGAGCTCAACAACCTCCCAG TGTCCACCATGTCCACCATGCGGCGCAGTGTGAGTGAGCGGAGCGGAACGTGCACCCGGCTGAGGCAGCAGCTGGACGccctggagagggagacggCCTCAACGCTGGCCGACATGGACCAGTACAACAACGGCCTGCTG gacCTGAGGGCCAGTCAGAGGAAGCAGCAGTCTGCCCTGGAGAAGCTGCAGAGCATCAGGGAGGACAAGCTGAGAGAGCTGAAGAGGCTGAGGCAGCAGGaagagaacaggaagaggatggaagaggacaggaagaggatggaggaggaggaagctcaAAG gCGTATTAAGCTGGAGAAGGAGCGCCAGTGGCAGGAGAAGCtgcggagggaggaggaggagaggcagaggaggctgcaggaggagagggaggccaagctgagagaggaggaggagagggaggcccaGGCCCGGCTCCTGGCCGCCAGGGAGCTGGCCGAGCGAGAGCGCCgggccaaggaggaggaggaggagaggaggagggaggaggagcggaggagagacgAGGAACGCAAGacgcaggaggagaggagacgacaggaggaggaagacaggaggaggagggaggaggagaggaggaggctggaggaggagaggagggaggaggagcggaggaggcaggaggagaagagaaggcaggaggaagagaggaggaggttggaggaggagaggagagaggaggagcgtaagaaagagagggaggaggaggataggagaCGGCAGCGGGCTGCGGAGGCTGCCATCAGAGActcggaggagaggaagagagcggaggaggcgaggagaaagagggaggaggagaagaaaaggcaggatgaggag gaggaggagaggaatagggcagacgaggagaggaagaggaaggaggaggagaggaagaggaaggaggaggaggggtccgGCCAGAAGCAGGTGAATGGAGGGAAGTCGGATATCCAGGCGAAGCTGACAGCTCTGCTAcgaggcctggaggagaggaaag GAGGTCTGCAGCCACAGGCCAGGGAGCACAGGAAGTCAGCCGCTCTCACTTCCTTCCAAGCTCTCTACCCCTTCACTGCCCGCAACAAGGACGAGCTCAGCTTCGAGGCCGATGACATCATCGAG gtggATGAGTCGACGGAGCGTGAGCAGGGCTGGCTGTACGGCAGCGGGCGGGGGAAGATGGGCTGGTTCCCAGAGAGCTACGTGGAGAGACAGGCCCACCCGCAGGCCCCGCCCACAAGCGCTCTGTACGCCGTGGTCAACAAGCAGGCGCTCAAGCCCCAGGCCTCCATCCACACCTCAACTGCTGCCCCGGAGCCGGCCGCGCCCACCAGCGCCCCGCCCAAGTCTGCcttcacccccacacaccatcCCAGCACCGCCCCCTCGGAACAGGGACAG gtggtggGCACCCTGCTGGCCCAGGCCCTGTGCTCCTGGACAGCCAAGACGGAGAGCCACCTGAACTTCAGTAAGGACGATGTGATCCGCGTGCTGGAGCAGCAGGAGAGCTGGTGgctgggggagctgggggggcagcagggctggTTCCCCAAGACCTACGTGGCTCTGCTGGGGGAGGACGAACCTGCCGA CTCTGTGTTTTCTGATGGATCTGACAACAATGAGGGTTCCCAACAAGAAG AGTTCGTGGCCCTGTACACGTACGAGAGCCCTGAGTCAGGGGACCTGACCTTCAGGGAGGGTGACATCATCCTGGTGAGCCAGCGGGAGGGGGACTGGTGGAGAGGCTGCACGGGAGACCGAGCCGGCCTCTTCCCCTCCAACTACGTCAAGCCTAAAGAGGCTGAG CCCTCTGGAGGCCCAGGGAAGCCTGGCCCACCTGGCAAGAAGCCAG agatcGCCCAGGTAACCACGGCGTACTCGGCCAGTGGCACAGAGCAGCTGAGTGTGGCTCCTGGCCAGCTGATCCTCATCCTCAGTAAGAACGCCTCCGGCTGGTGGCTCGGGGAACTGCAG GCTCGTGGGAGGAAGCGGCAGAAGGGTTGGTTTCCTGCTTCTCATGTCAAGATGCTGGGCTCCAGCAGCGGCAAGTCTACACCTGCCCCTctgccag TGTGCCAGGTCATCGCCATGTACGACTACAAGGCAGCCAATGAGGACGAGATGAGCATCTCCAAGGGTCAGCTGATCAACGTGCTGGACAAGAACGACCCTgattggtggagaggagaggtcaaCGGGGTCACCGCCCTGTTCCCCGCCAATTACGTCAAGATGACCACCACAGAGTCCGACCCCAGCCAGCAAT gctccCCTGTGTTCAGACGGCTACATGTGCCTTGTGAACTTGAACTGGGAC GACCCGACAAGCTGTTCAGCTACAAGAACAACATCCAGCTCAAGATGTACAAGCCG CCGGTGTTTCTGAATGAGGTTCTAGTGAAACTTCCTGACCCGTCCAGTGACGAGCCCGTCTTCCACATCTCTCACATCGACAGAGTCTACGTCCTCAAAACAGAGAACATCAAcgagag GACGGCCTGGGTGCAGAAGATCAAGGCAGCGTCGGAGGACTTCATcgagacagagaagaagaagagagaga